In the genome of Xiphias gladius isolate SHS-SW01 ecotype Sanya breed wild chromosome 1, ASM1685928v1, whole genome shotgun sequence, the window GACATGTTGCACAAGGACAGCTCAGCCCTCTGGACGAGGAGCTTCATATTAAAATCTTTGACCTGTCCTTCCCCCTCTTCTTATTGTAGCGCTGTTTACATAACTGTCAATTTCTTTGCTTGTAGTGCACATTAGCAACCTTAAGTGCCACTTGTTCTTTACCAAAGCAACAAATGATTTTGTTCATGGTCAACCTTAAGAGGATTCAGTTGATCTGAGatttattaatacatttattagaCTGAACAGATCATCACAATTGTCAtgacatgcacagacacattaATGAAAGCAAGACAGCAAAAAACATAAGAGGCATAGCAGGGTACTGAACATTACATGTGTCAAAGTGTCCCCTTAACTGCAACTATACACGTGAGTAATGTTTAACATAGTTCTAATTCAGGACTAAATTTATTGCATATCGGTGGGATTTATACAGCTAATATGGTTTAAActacaacagagagaaaacagctcaCTTGTGATCCGTCTCACAGGATGCAACATGATTTCTAGCTTCATTAACTTGAGCTTTTTTTCATACGTCTGTATTCTCCTGCTGGATATGCTCTTTGGCAGGTGTCTCCTCTTTATCCTGCACCTCCCACACAAACTCTAAAGTGCAGTCTTGCATCTTGGACTTGAAGACGCTTTCGAAATATTGATTCTGCTCCTCTGTGaacatgtttttccagtcaCCAGTCTTGCCTTAGATGTAGGAAGGGAACAGGGAGTGAAGCAAAAAGGATGATATTTAATTAAAGGCcaaataattgattttaaaaaacacataaacttCAAGttaatctatatatatataggtgaAACGAATAACTGATCATGATTTTAAATATAAGCCAGATGACTCTTGTGTTTACCAATGTTACAGATGTAAGCACACCAATTAACAGAAAGGATTTTAGATTCTGGGAgatacacttattcacttccTAGccagttagatgagaagattgataccactatgtatgtatgttagatatgaagctacagtcagcagccaCTTAGCTTAGCTTGATAGATGACCCAAATGAGAGATGTTCCCTTCCCCTATTATTAAATTTCAAGGATTTTTAGAGGAGAGATGAAAGTATCCAGTTCttcatgataaaaataatttcaaccaaataatttgtcttttttgtcccCTCAGATTCATCTCAGTAatcatttttagtcatttttcagatCAATGGCACGTTCGAACCTCGGTGACcactattttttcatttttattgtttttacaattgGATCAAATATTGTGAGACATATGACATAATCAGTGAATCAAGTTTGATTTATCTGCATATAATAGAACAGAGCCTAACCTTTTCTCATGAAGGAGCCCTTGCTATGGTCCATTATCTCGTCAGTTACGAGGGTGTAGTTGACCAtcttgttatttttcatgttgCTGAAGCTGGAGTGTTGCACACAGTTGTTGACCTCTTCCTCCAACAGGGGACACTGTAGGAAAGAGCTGATCCTCTTTATGGCACCATGTCGGTCCTGACAGCAGGAAGAAGACAATATAATgttaaaagttattaaaaattcTTATTAAGAATTGATCagcatataacatttttttttttgtatgtgaacAAAGCTTAGTTTGAAGAGGTGACTGCAGagtaaacaatattttcatgATTGGGGAAAAAGATAAGTATCTTCCAAGAAACTTTACAGTTTATGTTTATTGACATATAGTGCTACAAGTATGATGAATCACTTCTCTGTCACCAACAACATGTCTTCGTAGGTGATGTGAAGAAGATTTTCCATAGCTGCTGTCTGACTGGTCCAGCCTTTAATATGGTCAAACCAGGAACCATAGTGCACTGAAAGGAATAAGTGTAAAAAGAATACTGTGCATTTGATCAAATTATACTTTTGGCTGCAAATTATatgataaaaggaaaacaaaaaacatgcaagtATCCTTTGTCCTCATGCCAACTCACGTGTGTCCCCCAGGAATCGATTTAAAAACTCTGGAAATGTGCCAGCCTCAGGGAGAAAGTTGGCCATTTTGTGAAAGTGGTAAAAGGACACCACCACATCTTTAGGGTTTCTGCTCACATAGATGACCTGAGAGATGACACAGAGGAACAGGTTAGATATTTAGTACCGTACTTTGTATAACCTGACCAATTTTTCAGGCTGATACTGATatcaatataattttttaaagaaatctaAGCAAGATACATACTTGCAGTTACAGGTAGGGTTTATATATACACCAATACCGACTGTGCGGACCTAAAAAAGCAGAGTGCAGTAACCACAGATGCAGCTGACCtgagaaaaaaggttttaaatttttcaggCTCGATCGCAAACTGGACAACACATAGGAGTGCTGTAAGGtaaggttttattttatgtctttttccGGTGGATTTTTGTGGCCGATATTTTTTACCCATGTAGCTCAGTGCCATAGAATGACACAATACCCCAAAAATGCAGATACTGCACTCTGCATTTGGATAATCTTCACAGATCGTTCAGAGAAACTACAGTATCTACAAACAAACTCTGTTCTATCAGCTTTCTTATCCATTTTAACTTtagtttgattattatttacagCCCACAGTTTATAGGAATCAAGTGTTTCTGTGTATAGCTAAATTTCCATCTGTCTGAGcactatttatatttattttttaaatcagtataaCACATTAACTTACAATTTAATACATTAAAGTATGAGATTTAAAGGTAGATTAACCATCAAATCACACGGAATTCACTAGAGTCAAAAAATTTGATGGAAACTACTTAGATCTGCTAAGCTAGCTACCTTTAGcaggagtttctgttttttctttctttctgatttACTAGCTGCTGCGTGAATAACAAGCTGAAACTACGAAATGGATATTGTCCATTTACAGATAACAACtaggggaaaaaataataactaaacTTAGCCTTAGTTTAAGCTAAGGTTTGCCATGGCAATCTCACAAGCTAGCTTTCGCCTGATACAGCCCTCTTGTTTTAGCTGCGTAGCTAGCTGTCTTTCTCTGGCAGAGAGTGCAGTAAGTGCGGTGACTAGTCCTGCAACTCACAGATTACAAAGCAAGAATGCAGTAACTACACAGACAAAGTGCAGATCCtgggttttggtttttagaTCCATTATAACTCAGTTTTGACCAGATATATATAGTTACTGTGTTTTGCCTTTCtggggcatttttttcttcagtatttctGCCTTAAAGTTATTATGGAAGGTTAATACTCCCTCAAAAGTTGAGACCGATCTTTTTCAACTTACATACAGCCTAATCAGTTTTATAGGGCCCGGACACACCACCCAACCTCTACTACTAGTAGTGATGACAAAGGCAGATTTATGACTCTCACATCACCTCtcatttgtgttaaaaaaatttgaatatgcCTCAGTGACTACAACTGATCTCCAACTGGCTGCTGACATGCATGCCTGTCCGGGACCTGCATGAGAGGAAATACAGTAACCTACCCTACTGTTAAACACCAGGGACAAAGAGGTAAATAAATCTAGGATTTTATCATTCTATCCCGGACAAATTGTCATGTgttgcatttcaaaaatatattag includes:
- the sult5a1 gene encoding sulfotransferase family 5A, member 1, whose product is MARLDVAEMICGIMLPGHIHTQESLQFALKFPFQDTDTLIVSYPKSGTTWMQEIVTLIYSRGDPHLNKTVPNWVRAPWLEQYYCAPLLEDSSTTPRVITTHLPHHLLGPALQGSKAKVIYVSRNPKDVVVSFYHFHKMANFLPEAGTFPEFLNRFLGDTLHYGSWFDHIKGWTSQTAAMENLLHITYEDMLLDRHGAIKRISSFLQCPLLEEEVNNCVQHSSFSNMKNNKMVNYTLVTDEIMDHSKGSFMRKGKTGDWKNMFTEEQNQYFESVFKSKMQDCTLEFVWEVQDKEETPAKEHIQQENTDV